The region ATGGCCGACGATGTCACAGACCTCATCGATCAGCCCCTCCCGGGCACCCAGTTGGATCAGGATCTCCCGGGCGATAGGCGGTCCTAATTCTTCCTGATAGCGGGCCGCCGTGCTCTGGTATCTTCTTTCGGCCTCATGGATGCCTATGTCGTGCAGATAAGACGCCGGCAGGATAACGGCCAGATTACCCTTTTCTTCTTTGCCGATCTGTTCGGCATAGCGGGCGACCTTGGTGGCGTGGCCGATACGTCGGAAGTCTTTTCCGAAATATCGTTTCATCTCTATGGCCACCCGGTCCTTTAACAAATCTTCTTTCTGGGCCATCAGTTCCGGGGGCAAATCTCCCAAACATTGCTCGGCATATTGACAATAGGAGGCGCACCCGAAATCCATCTTAGGGTTCAGAAGGCGGTAACCGCATTTTTTACAGCGCCGGGTGGTATCGTCCTTAAAGAATTCCATTTCCTGCCCGCACTGGGGACAGTTGGCGTCAAAAATGGAACCGGGTTGCCAGTAGCGGCTGTCTTGACCTGGACATTTCATAAGTAACTCCTTTAAAGGGCTCAAGGCGCAAGGCGCAAGGCACAGGGTCCGGAATAAAGAGGTTTTGATTTGCCTTGGACCTTGGGCCTTGAGCCTTGCACCTGTTTTTTCATCCCAAAATCGCCTTCAGATCTTCCTCCGGCGTGGTGATGGGCATGATGTTGAAATTTTTGACCAGGAAATCAAGAACATTCGGCGTAACGAAGGCCGGAAGGGAAGGCCCCAGGCGAATGTTTTTGATCCCCAGGTAAAGCAGGGTCAGAAGAATGGCCACGGCCTTCTGTTCGTACCAGGAAAGAATCATGGACAGGGGCAGTTCGTTCACCTCAATGTTGAAGGCCTTGGCCAGGGCCACGGCGATCTGAACCGCCGAATAGGCGTCATTGCACTGGCCTACATCCAACAGTCGGGGGATACCGCCAATGTCTCCCAGTTCCTTGTCAAAGAACCGGAACTTGCCGCAGGCCAGGGTCAGGATAACCGTATCATTCGGCGCCTTTTCCACAAACTCGGTGTAATAATTGCGGCCCGGTTTGGCGCCGTCACAGCCGGCCACCAGGAAAAAGTGACGGATGGCCTTGCTCTTGACCGCCTCGATGACCGTTCCGGCCACGCCCATCACGGTATTCCGGCCAAAACCGACGGTGACCGTTTTCCCGTTGGTGTCTTCGGCAAAACCGGGCAGGGCCAATGCCCTTTCAATGGCCGGGGTAAAGTTTTTATCGGCCATGTGGGAGACCCCCGGCCAGCCGACCAGACCGGTGGTGAATATATTGGCCTGATAGGATTCTTTTGGTTTCTGGATGCAGTTGGTGGTCATGATGATGGCCCCGGGAAATTCGGCGAATTCCTTCCCCTGATTCTGCCAGGCGGTTCCGTAATGTCCGTAGAAATGGCCATATTTTTTCAACTCGGGATAGCTATGCAGCGGCAGCATCTCCCCGTGGGTATAGATGGTGATTCCCTTTCCTTCGGTCTGCTGCAGAATCAGTTCCATATCCTTCAGATCATGGCCGGAAACCAGGATGGCCTTGCCCTTTTTATGGCCCAGGGGGACCTTGGTCGGGACGGGATGGCCATAGGTTTCGGTGTTGGCCGCATCCAGGATTTCCATGGTCTTCAGGTTGATCTCGCCGGCCTTCATGGTCAGGCCGATCCAGTCGTTCAGGGTCAGGTCCTTATTCAAGGCGGCCGCCAGCCCCTCATGCATAAAGGCGTAAACGGCCTCGTCTTCTTTGCCGAGGATCCGGGCGTGATCAGCGTAGGCGGCGATTCCTTTAATCCCGAAGGTAACGGTCCAGACCAGGGCGTGAATATCTCTATCCGTCGTCGTATCCGCTTGGATGCCGACCTTTTCACCCTGGGCCGTCAGTCCTTCCAGGCTATCGGCCAGGGCTAAATCGGCCGGCCCGTCCGGGAAATCGACTTTGCCTCCGGCGGCTTTAACTTTGGCCTTCAGCTTTTCCCTTAAGGCGACGATTTTTTCAAGGAGGGGGGGGAACCGCTCGGGGTCAAAATCCACATTGGTCAGGGTGGAAAACATGGCTTCCGAGGTAAAGGCATTAACCTCCGGGTCGCTGATACCGGCCTTCCGGCCTTCTACCGCCACCTGGGACAACCCCCTCATGGCGTAAACCACCAGATCCTGCAAAGCGGCAACTTCAGGCTGTTTGCCGCAAACCCCGATTTTGGTACATCCTTCTCCCTTGGCCGTCTGTTCACATTGGTAGCAAAACATAACTTTCTCCTTTCGACTTTTTTTATGTTTATTTTTATTATAGCCTTTTGAAACTAACTATAATCATCCATGAAAGGTTCTGCATTGATTTAAGTCAAAAAAATAATTTTTTTATGACCTGCCGATCGATTGGGACGCGAATGGCGAGTGGGAACTATTGAAAAGGA is a window of Deltaproteobacteria bacterium DNA encoding:
- the hcp gene encoding hydroxylamine reductase, which translates into the protein MFCYQCEQTAKGEGCTKIGVCGKQPEVAALQDLVVYAMRGLSQVAVEGRKAGISDPEVNAFTSEAMFSTLTNVDFDPERFPPLLEKIVALREKLKAKVKAAGGKVDFPDGPADLALADSLEGLTAQGEKVGIQADTTTDRDIHALVWTVTFGIKGIAAYADHARILGKEDEAVYAFMHEGLAAALNKDLTLNDWIGLTMKAGEINLKTMEILDAANTETYGHPVPTKVPLGHKKGKAILVSGHDLKDMELILQQTEGKGITIYTHGEMLPLHSYPELKKYGHFYGHYGTAWQNQGKEFAEFPGAIIMTTNCIQKPKESYQANIFTTGLVGWPGVSHMADKNFTPAIERALALPGFAEDTNGKTVTVGFGRNTVMGVAGTVIEAVKSKAIRHFFLVAGCDGAKPGRNYYTEFVEKAPNDTVILTLACGKFRFFDKELGDIGGIPRLLDVGQCNDAYSAVQIAVALAKAFNIEVNELPLSMILSWYEQKAVAILLTLLYLGIKNIRLGPSLPAFVTPNVLDFLVKNFNIMPITTPEEDLKAILG
- a CDS encoding HD domain-containing protein, which translates into the protein MKCPGQDSRYWQPGSIFDANCPQCGQEMEFFKDDTTRRCKKCGYRLLNPKMDFGCASYCQYAEQCLGDLPPELMAQKEDLLKDRVAIEMKRYFGKDFRRIGHATKVARYAEQIGKEEKGNLAVILPASYLHDIGIHEAERRYQSTAARYQEELGPPIAREILIQLGAREGLIDEVCDIVGHHHHPRPEETTNFKALYDADLIVNLEENQKEKPSGPERLEEIIEKSFLTEMGRKLAREVFNVKQPA